The following is a genomic window from Chloracidobacterium sp..
CGACGGAAGAAGAAATAACTGCCGAAATTAACAAGCAAAAGACGCAGAGCGGTAAATCTGCCGACCAGATCGAGAAGGAAATGAAGGACCAGGGCGTTACTGATGCTATCCTTCGCGACCAGATCAAGAAGGGGCTTGCCACGCAGAAGCTCGTTGAAAAGATCACAGGAAAGATCGAAGCACCCAAAGACAGCGAGATCCAGGCGTTCTACGATGGTAATAAAGAGGCTTTTGTAAAACGCAAAGGCGTGAAGCTTGCCGCGATCATTGTCGATCCGGGCAACAGCGGCGAAGGCGATACGACCATTGATGAAGTGTCTGCCGTCGCAAAGGCGAATGAGATCGTTGGGAAGTTAAAGGCCGGGCAGCAGTTCGCGGATCTGGCGCGTGAATTCAGCGAGGATCAGAGCAAGTTCCAAGGCGGCGATCTCGGCTACATATCCGAAGACGATCTCAAGCAGGAGTTCTCTGATGCGACGGCGGCCTATCTTATGAATCCGCAGTTTCAGGTCGGCGGGATCGTTACGGCACGCGCGCAGGGGAAGTTGTTCATTCTCAAACTGCAGGATCGCAGCGATAAGGATGAGGCGTTGACGCTTGAAAGCCCCGGCGTTCGCGAGCAGGTTCAGAAGTCTCTCGTTGACACGCGCAAGCAGCTTCTCACTGCCGCGTACCAAACGATAGCTCTCAACGAAGCGAAGATCGAAAATTACCTTGCAAAAAAGGTGGTAGAGAATCCGAATGAGCTTAGCGGAGCGCGTCCGGCGAGTCCGGCGAACACGGCTCCGGCGGCCAATTCGACTCCTGCCGGTAATACGAACAGCAACACTGCCGGCGAGAGCCCGAAGGCGAACGCCAATGCTCCGGCAAAGGATACGAAGCCGGCTGAGAAGGCACCTGCGGCTCCTGCGGCGAAAAAGTAGGCCGGATCGGCGGTCGATAAATTTGGTGAGGGACGAGTTCGGCTCGCCTTCACCTTTTTAGTTTCAAAGTGCTCTTCAGACTTTCAAATGTTCAAAGGTCATACGGCGGCGATGATGTGCTGCGCGGCGTGTCTTTCCAGATCGACCCCGAAGAAAAGGCGGGCCTCGTAGGAAGGAACGGTGCGGGCAAGACGACAATATTCCGCCTTGTTACGGGCAGCGAATCGCCTGACGGCGGTGAAGTGATCCGGGCAAGCGGGCTAAAGCTCGGGCTGCTCGATCAACACGTCGAATTCAACGCCGGTGAGACCGTTCACACTGCCGCGCTGTCAGCGTTCAAAGAGATACACGATATCGAAGCTGAGATGCGCACGCTGGAAGTCCAAAT
Proteins encoded in this region:
- a CDS encoding SurA N-terminal domain-containing protein, coding for MIRRQKGDNAIVLKKVRTGAALSGALLTAVFIAACGGSGPVSNGSNETAATVNGKAIKMEDVDRAVKIQAQGQESRFSPLELASARLQVLDGLIQQEVMFQRAEKEGTVPTEEEITAEINKQKTQSGKSADQIEKEMKDQGVTDAILRDQIKKGLATQKLVEKITGKIEAPKDSEIQAFYDGNKEAFVKRKGVKLAAIIVDPGNSGEGDTTIDEVSAVAKANEIVGKLKAGQQFADLAREFSEDQSKFQGGDLGYISEDDLKQEFSDATAAYLMNPQFQVGGIVTARAQGKLFILKLQDRSDKDEALTLESPGVREQVQKSLVDTRKQLLTAAYQTIALNEAKIENYLAKKVVENPNELSGARPASPANTAPAANSTPAGNTNSNTAGESPKANANAPAKDTKPAEKAPAAPAAKK